The Salvelinus fontinalis isolate EN_2023a chromosome 24, ASM2944872v1, whole genome shotgun sequence genome has a segment encoding these proteins:
- the LOC129822519 gene encoding olfactory receptor 4N2-like: MENSTQVKFFYLFGLQETFNNKSVFFILSLITYLLIITVNLTLIITIIQEKGLHEPMYIFLCSLCVNGLYGTAGFYPKILLDLQSDVQVISYGGCLTQAYVIYTSVLCEISTLTVMSYDRYVAICRPLLYHTIVTSLTVRKLLLFSWSYPLFIALISVISAVRIPLCGSRIDKIFCDIPSILKHAYCKELCKVS, encoded by the exons ATGGAGAACTCAACCCAAGTCAAGTTCTTTTATCTCTTTGGCTTACAAGAGACATTTAACAACAAATCGGTCTTTTTTATCTTGTCTCTTATCACATACCTTCTCATCATCACTGTGAATCTGACTCTGATCATAACAATCATTCAGGAGAAAGGTCTCCATGAGCCCATGTATATCTTTCTGTGTAGTTTATGTGTCAATGGATTGTATGGAACTGCTGGTTTCTACCCCAAGATCTTACTGGACCTTCAGTCAGATGTTCAGGTGATATCTTATGGTGGATGTTTGACTCAAGCCTATGTCATATACACATCTGTCCTGTGTGAAATTTCTACTCTAACAGTGATGTCTTACGACAGGTATGTGGCAATATGCAGACCACTACTATACCATACCATTGTGACATCTTTAACTGTTAGAAAGTTACTCTTATTTTCTTGGTCTTATCCTTTATTTATAGCACTCATATCAGTTATTTCAGCTGTCAGAATTCCTTTGTGTGGGTCTCGTATTGATAAGATATTCTGTGACATTCCGTCTATACTGAAACATGCAT ATTGTAAGGAATTGTGTAAAGTCAGCTAA
- the LOC129822520 gene encoding olfactory receptor 6N1-like: protein MENSTQVKLFYLFGLQETFNNKSVYFILSLITYLLIITVNLTLIITIIQGKGLHEPMYVFLCSLCVNGLYGTAGFYPKLLLDLQSDVQVISYGECLTQAYVIYTSVMCEMSTLTVMSYDRYVAICRPLLYHTIVTSLTVRKLLLFSWFYPLFIGLIVVSLTVRLPLCGSRIDKIFCDIPSILKHACLPTTINQMLNKFILVVHVLQLLFIVFSYVTLFDNLQGWNNVNSTLNMRNAMAVQFLIIPPVFNPLIYGLNLQQIRRAVFKKCNAHKTIDSIEERRQRVVSHPEMPDGVPFKIKYPDARERIRRFQLSESIQMLFDFVGEDDAWSEVFTLQAAAGFATLKSTINGSLEDHGIRESTTLYVLWLSVEVVQASVPWAHGRKPLQKRQVRGVKQVVEDTLAN, encoded by the exons ATGGAGAACTCAACCCAAGTCAAGTTATTTTATCTCTTTGGCTTACAAGAGACATTTAACAACAAATCAGTATATTTTATCTTGTCTCTTATCACATATCTTCTCATCATCACTGTGAATTTGACTCTGATCATAACAATCATTCAGGGGAAAGGCCTCCATGAGCCCATGTATGTCTTTCTGTGTAGTCTATGTGTCAATGGATTGTATGGAACTGCTGGTTTCTACCCCAAGTTGTTACTGGACCTTCAGTCAGATGTTCAGGTGATATCTTATGGTGAATGTTTGACTCAAGCCTATGTAATATACACATCTGTCATGTGTGAAATGTCTACTCTAACAGTGATGTCTTACGACAGGTATGTGGCAATATGCAGACCACTACTATACCATACCATTGTGACATCTTTAACTGTTAGAAAGTTACTCTTATTTTCTTGGTTTTATCCTTTATTTATAGGACTCATTGTAGTTAGTTTAACCGTCAGACTTCCTTTGTGTGGATCTCGCATTGATAAAATCTTCTGTGACATTCCGTCTATACTGAAACATGCTTGTTTACCCACTACCATCAATCAGATGTTGAACAAATTTATACTAGTGGTTCATGTTTTACAGTTACTTTTCATTGTATTTTCTTATG TGACCCTGTTTGACAATTTGCAAGGGTGGAATAATGTAAATAGTACGCTAAATATGCGTAATGCAATGGCCGTACAATTCCTTATTATACCACCTGTCTTTAACCCTCTCATATATGGACTTAACCTCCAGCAGATTCGAAGGGCAGTTTTTAAAAAGTGTAATGCACATAAAACCATTGAT TcaatagaggagagaagacagagggtgGTCTCTCATCCAGAGATGCCTGATGGAGTGCCCTTTAAGATCAAATACCCAGATGCGAGGGAGCGGATTAGGAGATTCCAGCTCTCTGAATCCATTCAG ATGTTGTTTGATTTTGTAGGGGAGGATGATGCCTGGAGTGAGGTCTTTACCCTCCAGGCAGCAGCGGGCTTCGCAACCCTGAAGAGCACGATTAACGGGTCATTGGAGGACCATGGAATTCGGGAGTCAACAACACTGTATGTGTTGTGGTTGTCTGTGGAGGTTGTGCAG GCGTCGGTACCTTGGGCTCACGGAAGGAAACCGCTCCAGAAGCGGCAGGTGAGAGGGGTGAAACAGGTGGTGGAGGATACGCTGGCAAACTGA